One part of the Vitis riparia cultivar Riparia Gloire de Montpellier isolate 1030 chromosome 8, EGFV_Vit.rip_1.0, whole genome shotgun sequence genome encodes these proteins:
- the LOC117920339 gene encoding dystrophia myotonica WD repeat-containing protein — protein sequence MINTTNGMMSPSSSSATNNAQSPGLKTYFKTPEGRYKLHYEKTHPAGLLHYGHGKTVTQVTLAHLKDKPVSASPPAPPSSYSTGGGVRSAAARFLGGSNGSRALSFVGGNGGSKSVSGNGRIGSIGVSSLSNPTGTSNFDGKGTYLIFNVGDAIFICDLNTQDKDPIKSIHFSNSNPVCHAFDPDAKDGHDLLIGLNSGDVYSVSLRQQLLDLGKKLVGAQHYNKDGCVNSSRCTSIAWVPDGDGAFVVAHADGNLYVYEKCKEGAGDSSFPVIKDQTQFSVAHARYSKSNPIARWHICPGSINGVTFSTDGAYIATVGRDGYLRVFDFSREQLICGGKSYYGALLCCAWSVDGKYILTGGEDDLVQVWSMEDRKVVAWGEGHNSWVSGVAFDPFWSPPNSDGTGENIVYRFGSVGQDTQLLLWDLEMDEIVVPLRRCPGGSPTFSTGSQSSHWDNACPVGTLQPAPSIRDVPKLSPLVAHRVHTDPLSGLMFTQESVLTACREGHIKIWTRPGVAEIQSSNSEALLSTSSKDKQLLLSGKVGGNSYKQNNHQV from the exons ATGATCAACACAACCAACGGCATGATGTCACCGTCTTCCTCCTCAGCGACTAACAACGCGCAATCTCCTGGTCTCAAGACCTACTTCAAAACCCCAGAAGGCCGTTACAAGCTTCACTATGAGAAGACCCATCCTGCTGGTCTTCTTCACTACGGCCATGGTAAAACCGTTACTCAG GTAACCCTAGCGCATCTCAAGGATAAGCCGGTGTCAGCATCCCCGCCGGCTCCACCTTCTAGCTATAGCACTGGCGGTGGAGTGAGATCAGCGGCAGCCAGATTCTTAGGCGGCAGCAATGGGAGCCGAGCCCTTAGTTTTGTCGGAGGGAATGGTGGCAGTAAGAGTGTCAGTGGAAATGGTAGGATAGGGTCAATTGGGGTTTCTAGTTTGAGTAATCCGACAGGTACTTCCAATTTTGATGGGAAAGGGACTTACTTGATTTTCAATGTTGGGGATGCGATATTTATCTGTGATTTGAATACGCAAGATAAG GATCCCATAAAGTCTATACATTTTAGTAATTCGAATCCTGTTTGTCATGCATTTGACCCGGATGCTAAGGATGGACATGATTTGCTTATTGGGTTGAATTCTGGAGATG TCTACTCAGTGTCATTGAGGCAGCAATTACTAGATCTTGGGAAGAAGCTTGTTGGGGCCCAGCATTATAACAAAGATGGTTGTGTTAATAGCAG CCGTTGTACTAGCATTGCATGGGTCCCTGATGGTGATGGTGCTTTCGTTGTTGCTCATGCTGATGGAAATTTGTACGTGTATGAGAAG TGCAAAGAAGGTGCAGGTGATTCATCATTTCCTGTTATCAAGGATCAAACTCAATTTTCTGTTGCACATGCGCGTTATAGTAAG AGTAACCCAATTGCCAGATGGCATATTTGCCCAGGTTCAATTAATGGTGTTACTTTCTCAACTGATGGAGCCTATATTGCAACAGTCGGAAGAGATG GTTATCTGAGAGTGTTTGACTTCTCAAGAGAACAACTTATATGTGGTGGCAAAAGCTATTATGGTGCTCTATTATGTTGTGCTTGGAG CGTGgatggaaaatatattttgactGGAGGTGAGGATGATCTAGTTCAAGTTTGGAGTATGGAAGATCGGAAGGTTGTGGCATGGGGTGAGGGACACAACTCTTGG GTCAGTGGAGTGGCTTTTGATCCATTTTGGTCACCGCCAAATTCAGATGGCACGGGGGAAAATATTGTGTATCGTTTTGGTTCTGTTGGTCAG GACACACAGTTACTTCTATGGGACCTGGAAATGGATGAGATTGTAGTGCCACTTCGCAGATGTCCTGGTGGGTCCCCAACTTTCAGTACCGGAAGCCAATCATCCCATTGGGACAATGCATGCCCAGTGGGTACTCTGCAACCGGCCCCAAGTATCCGAGATGTTCCGAAGCTATCCCCACTTGTTGCTCATCGTGTTCATACCGATCCCCTGTCCGGCTTGATGTTTACTCAGGAATCTGTCCTTACAGCCTGCCGAGAGGGGCACATAAAGATTTGGACGAGACCTGGGGTTGCTGAAATCCAGTCAAGCAACTCTGAAGCCCTTTTAAGTACCAGTTCAAAGGacaaacaattattattatccGGAAAAGTTGGTGGTAATAGTTACAAACAAAACAATCATCAGGTATGA